From Diospyros lotus cultivar Yz01 chromosome 4, ASM1463336v1, whole genome shotgun sequence, a single genomic window includes:
- the LOC127800180 gene encoding uncharacterized protein LOC127800180, giving the protein MSSSSSSAFSYQRLRHEGDGADDYDDGGEIRERVIGRRRSWPRTRKVHVRKRLRLRIPSLKRFLRRKARLVADSWARVLKRLKESQSHFGDLFAGNYLFMQVNPTPLKLVGRSLKGDHRLPPPAGLSSGINIAHSMNPPAIS; this is encoded by the coding sequence atgtcttcgtcttcgtcttccgCCTTCTCCTACCAGAGGCTACGCCACGAGGGCGACGGCGCCGACGACTACGACGACGGCGGCGaaataagagagagagtgatCGGGAGGCGGAGGAGCTGGCCGAGGACCCGGAAGGTGCACGTGAGGAAGAGGCTGAGGCTGAGGATCCCGAGCTTGAAGAGGTTCCTGAGGAGAAAGGCCAGGTTGGTGGCGGACTCCTGGGCTAGGGTTTTGAAGCGGCTGAAAGAGAGCCAGTCCCACTTCGGAGATCTCTTCGCCGGCAACTACTTGTTCATGCAGGTCAACCCCACGCCGTTGAAATTGGTCGGCAGATCTCTCAAGGGCGatcatcgtcttcctcctccAGCTGGTTTGTCTTCTGGGATCAATATTGCTCATTCAATGAATCCACCAGCCATAtcttga